One window of the Hippocampus zosterae strain Florida chromosome 8, ASM2543408v3, whole genome shotgun sequence genome contains the following:
- the nppc gene encoding C-type natriuretic peptide, with the protein MNLSYLVACGLMVTLLSGRMRAKPLSEARQESLRSFLGDELTDLLESEERDRRVDAVRARMRLLRDLRMDTRRGMWARLLNDQPAPKKHKSGSKKAGSAARSGCFGHKMDRIGTISGMGC; encoded by the exons ATGAACTTGTCCTACTTGGTAGCTTGTGGACTTATGGTCACGCTGCTTTCGGGGAGGATGCGCGCAAAACCTTTATCTGAGGCGAGGCAGGAG TCCCTCCGAAGTTTTCTGGGGGACGAGCTGACGGACCTTTTGGAGTCAGAGGAGCGAGACAGGCGGGTAGATGCTGTGCGCGCTCGGATGCGCTTGCTGCGAGATTTACGCATGGATACCCGGAGAGGGATGTGGGCTCGGCTGCTCAACGACCAGCCCGCACCGAAGAAGCACAAATCTGGAAGCAAGAAGGCGGGCTCCGCGGCGCGGAGTGGCTGTTTCGGACATAAGATGGATCGGATAGGGACCATCAGTGGTATGGGCTGCTAG